In Streptomyces qaidamensis, one DNA window encodes the following:
- a CDS encoding DUF6104 family protein — MYFTDRGIEELEKRRGEEEVTFEWLAEQLRTFVDLNPDFEVPVERLATWLARLDDEDDE; from the coding sequence ATGTACTTCACGGACCGTGGCATCGAGGAACTGGAGAAGCGGCGCGGCGAGGAGGAAGTCACCTTCGAGTGGCTCGCCGAGCAGCTGCGGACGTTCGTCGATCTCAATCCCGACTTCGAGGTACCGGTGGAGCGGCTGGCGACGTGGCTCGCGCGGCTGGACGACGAGGACGACGAGTAG
- a CDS encoding multifunctional oxoglutarate decarboxylase/oxoglutarate dehydrogenase thiamine pyrophosphate-binding subunit/dihydrolipoyllysine-residue succinyltransferase subunit: protein MSPQSPSNSSISTDTDQAGKNPAASFGANEWLVDEIYQQYLQDPNSVDRAWWDFFADYKPGAAAASAPAGTAAAGAAGTTTAQPAAPAAPTQAPAPAAEKPAAAPAPAPAPAPAKPAAQAPAQAPAPAQAAPAAKPAAKPAAAPKKAEPAAEAPSGPEQVVLRGPAAAVAKNMNASLEVPTATSVRAVPVKLLFDNRIVINNHLKRARGGKISFTHLIGYAMVQAIKAMPSMNYSFAEKDGKPTLVKPEHVNFGLAIDLVKPNGDRQLVVAGIKKAETLNFFEFWQAYEDIVRRARDGKLGMDDFTGVTVSLTNPGGLGTVHSVPRLMPGQSVIMGVGSMDYPAEFQGTSQDTLNKLGISKVMTLTSTYDHRVIQGAASGEFLRIVANLLLGENGFYDDVFEALRIPYEPVRWLKDIDASHDDDVTKAARVFELIHSYRVRGHVMADTDPLEYQQRKHPDLDITEHGLTLWDLEREFAVGGFAGKSLMKLRDILGVLRDSYCRTTGVEFMHIQDPKQRKWIQDRIERSHTKPEREEQLRILRRLNAAEAFETFLQTKYVGQKRFSLEGGESVIPLLDAVLDSAAESRLDEVVVGMAHRGRLNVLANIVGKSYAQIFREFEGNLDPKSMHGSGDVKYHLGAEGTFTGLDGEQIKVSLVANPSHLEAVDPVLEGVSRAKQDIINKGGTDFTVLPVAIHGDAAFAGQGVVAETLNMSQLRGYRTGGTVHIVINNQVGFTAAPESSRSSMYATDVARMIEAPIFHVNGDDPEAVVRVARLAFEFRQAFNKDVVIDLICYRRRGHNESDNPAFTQPLMYDLIDKKRSVRKLYTESLIGRGDITLEEAEQALQDYQGQLEKVFTEVREATSQPGTVESTDPQAEFPVAVNTAVTTEIVKRIAESQVNIPDNITVHPRLLPQLQRRASMVEDGTIDWGMGETLAIGSLLLEGVPVRLAGQDSQRGTFGQRHAVIIDRSTGEEYTPLQYLSEDQARLNVYNSLLSEYAAMGFEYGYSLARPEALVMWEAQFGDFVNGAQTVVDEFISSAEQKWAQTSGVVLLLPHGYEGQGPDHSSARPERFLQMCAQNNMTVAMPTSPSNYFHLLRWQVHNPHHKPLVVFTPKSMLRLKAAAAKAEEFTTGQFQPVIGDSSVDAAAVRKVVFCAGKVYYDLEAERQKRGATDTAIIRIERLYPLPGAELQAEIKKYPNAEKYLWAQEEPANQGAWPFIALNLIDHLDLAVGADVPHGERLRRISRPHGSSPAVGSAKRHQAEQEQLVREVFEA from the coding sequence GTGTCGCCACAGTCCCCCAGTAACTCGAGCATCTCGACCGACACCGACCAAGCGGGGAAGAACCCTGCCGCGTCGTTCGGTGCCAACGAGTGGCTCGTCGACGAGATCTATCAGCAGTACCTCCAGGACCCGAATTCGGTAGACCGAGCCTGGTGGGACTTCTTCGCCGACTACAAGCCGGGGGCGGCCGCCGCCTCGGCTCCGGCGGGTACCGCGGCCGCGGGGGCCGCGGGGACCACCACCGCTCAGCCGGCCGCTCCGGCCGCTCCCACCCAGGCCCCCGCCCCGGCGGCCGAGAAGCCCGCCGCCGCGCCGGCTCCCGCCCCGGCTCCGGCCCCGGCGAAGCCCGCCGCGCAGGCCCCGGCCCAGGCCCCCGCCCCGGCGCAGGCCGCCCCGGCCGCGAAGCCGGCCGCCAAGCCGGCCGCGGCCCCGAAGAAGGCCGAGCCCGCCGCCGAGGCCCCCTCGGGCCCCGAACAGGTCGTGCTGCGCGGCCCCGCCGCCGCGGTCGCGAAGAACATGAACGCCTCGCTGGAGGTGCCCACGGCCACGTCCGTGCGCGCGGTCCCGGTGAAGCTGCTGTTCGACAACCGCATCGTCATCAACAACCACCTGAAGCGCGCCCGGGGCGGGAAGATCTCCTTCACGCACCTGATCGGCTACGCGATGGTGCAGGCCATCAAGGCCATGCCGTCGATGAACTACTCCTTCGCGGAGAAGGACGGCAAGCCGACCCTGGTCAAGCCGGAGCACGTCAACTTCGGCCTCGCCATCGACCTGGTCAAGCCCAACGGCGACCGCCAGCTCGTGGTCGCGGGCATCAAGAAGGCCGAGACGCTGAACTTCTTCGAGTTCTGGCAGGCCTACGAGGACATCGTCCGCCGCGCCCGCGACGGCAAGCTGGGCATGGACGACTTCACCGGTGTGACGGTCTCCCTGACCAACCCCGGCGGCCTCGGCACCGTCCACTCCGTGCCGCGCCTGATGCCCGGCCAGTCGGTGATCATGGGCGTCGGCTCCATGGACTACCCGGCGGAGTTCCAGGGCACCTCCCAGGACACCCTGAACAAGCTCGGCATCTCGAAGGTCATGACGCTCACGTCGACCTACGACCACCGGGTCATCCAGGGCGCCGCCTCCGGCGAGTTCCTGCGGATCGTCGCGAACCTGCTGCTCGGTGAGAACGGCTTCTACGACGACGTCTTCGAGGCGCTGCGCATCCCCTACGAGCCGGTCCGCTGGCTCAAGGACATCGACGCGTCGCACGACGACGACGTCACGAAGGCCGCCCGCGTCTTCGAGCTGATCCACTCCTACCGGGTCCGCGGCCACGTCATGGCCGACACCGACCCGCTGGAGTACCAGCAGCGCAAGCACCCCGACCTGGACATCACCGAGCACGGCCTCACGCTCTGGGACCTGGAGCGCGAGTTCGCCGTCGGCGGGTTCGCCGGCAAGTCCCTGATGAAGCTGCGCGACATCCTCGGCGTGCTGCGCGACTCGTACTGCCGCACCACCGGCGTCGAGTTCATGCACATCCAGGACCCGAAGCAGCGCAAGTGGATCCAGGACCGCATCGAGCGCTCGCACACCAAGCCGGAGCGCGAGGAGCAGCTGCGCATCCTGCGCCGGCTGAACGCCGCCGAGGCCTTCGAGACCTTCCTGCAGACGAAGTACGTCGGCCAGAAGCGCTTCTCCCTGGAGGGCGGCGAGTCCGTCATCCCGCTGCTGGACGCCGTGCTGGACTCGGCCGCCGAGTCCCGCCTGGACGAGGTCGTCGTCGGCATGGCCCACCGCGGCCGGCTGAACGTCCTCGCCAACATCGTCGGCAAGTCGTACGCGCAGATCTTCCGCGAGTTCGAGGGCAACCTCGACCCGAAGTCGATGCACGGCTCCGGTGACGTGAAGTACCACCTGGGCGCCGAGGGCACCTTCACCGGTCTCGACGGCGAGCAGATCAAGGTCTCCCTGGTCGCGAACCCCTCGCACCTGGAGGCGGTGGACCCGGTCCTGGAGGGCGTCTCGCGCGCCAAGCAGGACATCATCAACAAGGGCGGCACGGACTTCACCGTCCTGCCGGTGGCGATCCACGGCGACGCGGCCTTCGCGGGCCAGGGCGTGGTGGCCGAGACCCTGAACATGTCGCAGCTGCGCGGCTACCGCACCGGCGGCACGGTCCACATCGTCATCAACAACCAGGTCGGCTTCACCGCGGCCCCCGAGTCCTCGCGATCCTCCATGTACGCGACGGACGTGGCCCGCATGATCGAGGCCCCGATCTTCCACGTGAACGGCGACGACCCGGAGGCCGTGGTCCGCGTCGCGCGGCTCGCCTTCGAGTTCCGCCAGGCGTTCAACAAGGACGTGGTGATCGACCTCATCTGCTACCGCCGCCGCGGTCACAACGAGTCGGACAACCCGGCCTTCACCCAGCCGCTGATGTACGACCTGATCGACAAGAAGCGCTCGGTGCGCAAGCTCTACACCGAGTCCCTCATCGGTCGCGGCGACATCACCCTGGAAGAGGCCGAGCAGGCGCTGCAGGACTACCAGGGCCAGCTGGAGAAGGTCTTCACGGAGGTCCGTGAGGCCACCTCCCAGCCGGGCACGGTCGAGTCCACGGACCCGCAGGCCGAGTTCCCGGTCGCCGTGAACACCGCGGTGACCACGGAGATCGTCAAGCGGATCGCCGAGTCCCAGGTCAACATCCCCGACAACATCACCGTCCACCCGCGTCTGCTGCCGCAGCTGCAGCGCCGGGCGTCGATGGTCGAGGACGGCACGATCGACTGGGGCATGGGCGAGACCCTCGCGATCGGCTCCCTCCTGCTGGAGGGCGTCCCGGTCCGCCTGGCGGGCCAGGACTCGCAGCGCGGTACGTTCGGCCAGCGCCACGCGGTCATCATCGACCGCAGCACGGGCGAGGAGTACACGCCGCTGCAGTACCTCTCCGAGGACCAGGCGCGGCTCAACGTCTACAACTCCCTGCTCTCCGAGTACGCGGCGATGGGCTTCGAGTACGGCTACTCGCTGGCCCGCCCCGAGGCGCTCGTGATGTGGGAGGCGCAGTTCGGCGACTTCGTCAACGGCGCGCAGACGGTCGTGGACGAGTTCATCTCGTCGGCCGAGCAGAAGTGGGCCCAGACCTCCGGTGTCGTCCTGCTCCTGCCGCACGGCTACGAGGGGCAGGGCCCGGACCACTCCTCGGCCCGCCCGGAGCGCTTCCTCCAGATGTGCGCCCAGAACAACATGACGGTCGCCATGCCGACGTCGCCGTCGAACTACTTCCACCTCCTGCGGTGGCAGGTGCACAACCCGCACCACAAGCCGCTGGTGGTCTTCACGCCGAAGTCGATGCTGCGCCTGAAGGCGGCGGCGGCGAAGGCGGAGGAGTTCACGACCGGGCAGTTCCAGCCGGTCATCGGTGACTCCTCGGTCGACGCGGCCGCGGTCAGGAAGGTCGTCTTCTGCGCCGGCAAGGTCTACTACGACCTGGAGGCCGAGCGTCAGAAGCGCGGCGCCACGGACACGGCGATCATCCGCATCGAGCGCCTGTACCCGCTGCCGGGTGCCGAGCTCCAGGCGGAGATCAAGAAGTACCCGAACGCCGAGAAGTACCTGTGGGCCCAGGAGGAGCCGGCGAACCAGGGTGCCTGGCCGTTCATCGCGCTCAACCTGATCGACCACCTGGACCTCGCGGTCGGCGCGGACGTTCCGCACGGTGAGCGGCTGCGGCGCATCTCGCGCCCGCACGGCTCGTCCCCGGCGGTGGGTTCCGCGAAGCGCCACCAGGCCGAGCAGGAGCAACTGGTGCGTGAGGTGTTCGAGGCGTAA
- a CDS encoding HAMP domain-containing sensor histidine kinase: MSGGPAGRRAPGEPDPWGGVSPFSIKTKLGALVVISVLITTGLSVIAVHTKTELRFITVFSMIATLLITQFVAHSLTAPLDEMTAVARSISQGDYTRRTRENRRDELGDLAVTINAMADELEAQDSQRKELVANVSHELRTPIAGLRAVLENIVDGVTQADPETMRTALKQTERLGRLVETLLDLSRLDNGVVPLKQRRFEVWPYLSGVLKEANMVASVRAGIATGSGSHTRTDVHLHLDVHPPELTAHADPERIHQVVANLIDNAVKHSPPHGRVTVKARRGALPESLELEVLDEGPGIPKSEWHRVFERFNRGSAKRPQGPGSDGGTGLGLAIARWAVDLHGGRIGVAESERGCRILVTLPGLSSLPN; the protein is encoded by the coding sequence ATGAGCGGTGGCCCGGCCGGACGGAGAGCCCCCGGGGAGCCGGATCCCTGGGGCGGGGTGAGCCCGTTCTCGATCAAGACCAAGCTGGGCGCGCTGGTCGTCATCTCGGTGCTGATCACCACGGGCCTGTCGGTGATCGCGGTGCACACGAAGACGGAGCTGCGCTTCATCACGGTCTTCTCGATGATCGCCACGCTTCTCATCACGCAGTTCGTGGCGCATTCGCTCACGGCACCGCTGGACGAGATGACGGCGGTGGCCCGTTCCATCTCGCAGGGCGACTACACCCGCAGGACGCGGGAGAACCGCCGCGACGAGCTGGGCGACCTGGCCGTGACGATCAACGCCATGGCCGACGAGCTGGAGGCCCAGGACAGCCAGCGCAAGGAACTCGTGGCGAATGTCTCGCACGAGCTGCGCACACCCATCGCGGGCCTGCGCGCGGTGCTGGAGAACATCGTCGACGGCGTCACCCAGGCCGACCCGGAGACGATGCGCACAGCGCTGAAGCAGACCGAGCGGCTCGGGCGGCTGGTGGAGACGCTGCTGGACCTGTCCCGTCTGGACAACGGCGTCGTCCCGCTGAAACAGCGGCGGTTCGAGGTCTGGCCGTATCTGTCCGGCGTGCTGAAGGAGGCCAACATGGTGGCCTCGGTGCGCGCGGGCATCGCCACCGGCTCGGGCAGTCACACCCGTACCGACGTCCATCTGCATCTCGACGTCCACCCGCCCGAGTTGACCGCGCACGCGGACCCGGAGCGCATCCACCAGGTCGTCGCCAATCTCATCGACAACGCGGTCAAGCACAGCCCGCCGCACGGCCGGGTGACGGTCAAGGCGCGGCGCGGCGCCCTGCCGGAGTCGCTGGAGCTGGAGGTCCTGGACGAGGGACCGGGCATTCCGAAGTCCGAGTGGCACCGCGTCTTCGAGCGGTTCAACCGCGGCAGCGCCAAGCGGCCGCAGGGTCCGGGCAGCGACGGCGGCACGGGTCTCGGCCTGGCGATCGCCCGCTGGGCGGTGGACCTGCACGGGGGCCGGATCGGAGTGGCCGAATCCGAGCGTGGTTGCCGGATTCTTGTCACCCTTCCGGGACTGTCATCTCTGCCAAATTGA
- a CDS encoding response regulator transcription factor, translating into MEQTQTSHNGSATATPGAQRRVLVVEDDATIVDAIATRLRAEGFLVQTAGDGPAAVDTAEAWQPDLLILDIMLPGFDGLEVCRRVQAARPVPVMMLTARDDETDMLVGLGVGADDYMTKPFSMRELAARVHVLLRRVERAAIAAATPRSGILRLGELEIDHAQRRVRVRSEDVHLTPTEFDLLVCLANTPRAVLSREQLLAEVWDWADASGTRTVDSHIKALRRKIGAERIRTVHGVGYALETPTP; encoded by the coding sequence ATGGAGCAGACACAGACCTCCCACAACGGTTCGGCGACGGCTACTCCTGGCGCACAGCGCCGGGTCCTGGTGGTCGAGGACGACGCGACGATCGTGGACGCCATCGCGACCCGCCTGCGAGCCGAGGGATTCCTCGTGCAAACGGCGGGTGACGGCCCGGCCGCGGTCGACACGGCCGAGGCGTGGCAGCCGGACCTGCTGATCCTCGACATCATGCTGCCCGGCTTCGACGGTCTGGAGGTCTGCCGGCGTGTGCAGGCCGCCCGTCCGGTGCCGGTGATGATGCTCACCGCGCGCGACGACGAGACCGACATGCTGGTCGGTCTCGGGGTCGGCGCCGACGACTACATGACCAAGCCGTTCTCGATGCGGGAGCTGGCGGCGCGTGTGCACGTGCTGCTGCGCCGGGTGGAGCGGGCCGCCATCGCGGCGGCCACGCCCCGCTCCGGCATCCTGCGCCTCGGCGAACTGGAGATCGACCACGCGCAGCGCCGGGTCCGGGTGCGCAGCGAGGACGTCCACCTCACGCCCACCGAGTTCGACCTGCTGGTGTGCCTCGCGAACACCCCGCGCGCGGTGCTCTCCCGTGAGCAGTTGCTCGCCGAGGTCTGGGACTGGGCGGACGCCTCCGGCACCCGCACGGTCGACAGCCACATCAAGGCGCTGCGCCGGAAGATCGGCGCCGAGCGGATCCGCACGGTGCACGGCGTGGGTTACGCCCTGGAGACCCCGACGCCATGA
- a CDS encoding spermidine synthase: MATPYDIPDVLDRREGPHGEVVLRRHGDRLEIIANGCFLMDTSDGRSERRLVEAALDALAGRDRPDVLIGGLGVGFSLAHAAADPRWGRITVVEREHAIVEWHRDGPLAALSARALSDPRTEIVETDLVAHVNETSDTYDALCLDIDNGPGWTVTDGNGNLYREAGLAGCARVLRPGGVLAVWSAQPSPEFEETLRNAGFQQVRTEEIPVARGVPDVVHLAISPG, from the coding sequence ATGGCTACCCCGTACGACATTCCCGATGTCCTGGACCGCCGCGAGGGGCCGCACGGCGAGGTGGTGCTGCGCCGGCACGGCGACCGGCTGGAGATCATCGCCAACGGCTGTTTCCTGATGGACACCTCCGACGGCCGCTCGGAGCGGCGGCTGGTCGAGGCGGCACTGGACGCCCTGGCCGGCCGGGACCGCCCCGACGTCCTGATCGGCGGACTCGGCGTCGGCTTCTCCCTCGCGCATGCCGCGGCGGACCCGCGCTGGGGACGGATCACGGTGGTGGAACGCGAGCACGCGATCGTCGAATGGCATCGCGACGGCCCGCTCGCCGCGCTCTCCGCCCGGGCCCTGAGCGACCCCCGCACGGAAATCGTCGAGACCGATCTCGTCGCACACGTCAATGAGACATCCGACACGTACGACGCCCTGTGCCTCGACATCGACAACGGACCGGGCTGGACCGTCACGGACGGCAACGGAAATCTCTACCGGGAGGCCGGACTGGCTGGCTGTGCACGGGTGTTGAGACCGGGCGGGGTTCTCGCCGTCTGGTCCGCCCAGCCGTCTCCGGAATTCGAAGAAACCTTGCGGAATGCCGGGTTCCAACAGGTGCGTACCGAAGAGATCCCGGTTGCCCGGGGCGTTCCGGACGTCGTGCACCTCGCCATCAGCCCTGGATAG
- a CDS encoding rhomboid-like protein, producing the protein MERSAPPHETAPPTPAAPPPVSDVSGLLDGMPRQRGLYETAAAGVREPVPAAVPRLRTLRPWRLLPTPTGTPFTLGYAALLCLTSLISAHAHPALVHALLQGSSTDVAHLLRSPELVLIGSALWVAGGVTSPFAIAFVLVLTALERRIGGLRTAGVFLLGHVLATLATEVPVGFAVLAGHLPGSSLHRLDYGVSFGVAAGIGALAGLLPLRLRLPLLTAFGWMLLQDLLAFADPMTNWGHLIALGIGIATWPLVRRWYATRLGAARG; encoded by the coding sequence GTGGAACGGAGCGCGCCGCCCCACGAGACGGCCCCGCCGACACCGGCGGCACCGCCGCCAGTCTCCGACGTGTCGGGGCTGCTGGACGGAATGCCGCGGCAGCGGGGCCTGTACGAGACGGCGGCCGCGGGAGTACGGGAGCCCGTCCCGGCGGCCGTGCCCCGGCTGCGGACGCTGCGCCCATGGCGGCTGCTGCCCACCCCCACCGGAACGCCGTTCACCCTCGGCTACGCCGCCCTCCTCTGCCTCACCTCGCTGATCTCCGCCCACGCGCACCCGGCCCTGGTGCACGCGCTGCTCCAGGGCTCCAGCACGGACGTGGCGCACCTGCTGCGCTCGCCGGAACTGGTGTTGATCGGCAGCGCGCTGTGGGTGGCGGGCGGGGTGACCTCGCCCTTCGCCATCGCCTTCGTACTGGTGCTGACCGCGCTGGAACGGCGGATCGGGGGTCTGCGCACGGCCGGTGTCTTCCTGCTCGGGCACGTCCTCGCCACCCTCGCGACCGAGGTGCCGGTGGGGTTCGCGGTGCTGGCCGGGCACCTCCCCGGCAGCTCCCTGCACCGCCTCGACTACGGCGTCAGCTTCGGCGTCGCCGCCGGCATCGGCGCCCTGGCCGGTCTGCTGCCGCTCCGGCTGCGCCTGCCGCTGCTGACCGCCTTCGGCTGGATGCTCCTCCAGGACCTGCTCGCCTTCGCCGACCCCATGACGAACTGGGGGCACCTCATCGCCCTGGGCATCGGGATCGCCACCTGGCCGCTGGTCCGGCGGTGGTACGCGACGCGCCTGGGCGCGGCCCGGGGCTGA
- a CDS encoding GNAT family N-acetyltransferase: MDRTVQAWVDGWVVSRGAAPPTPEPWGWTIDMGMYGHVTRHVFGATGEVLDETTVRKVAGTVTGQGVWLKAFRDPSVVAGWLDGNWWIDPEPGYLMTIPLAADGAPAVPDGYRLRAWSRGGVTRVMVAAPDGSLAARGQIAPTGETAVVDQVETAAEHRRRGLGSLVMRTLQDVAVRQGARTGVLAGTPAGRGLYEALGWTVAAPLTSARYAPPAASGS; this comes from the coding sequence ATGGACCGGACCGTGCAGGCATGGGTGGACGGATGGGTCGTCTCGCGCGGGGCCGCTCCGCCCACGCCCGAGCCGTGGGGCTGGACGATCGACATGGGGATGTACGGGCATGTCACGCGGCACGTGTTCGGCGCGACGGGCGAGGTCCTCGACGAGACGACCGTCCGCAAGGTGGCCGGGACGGTGACCGGGCAGGGCGTGTGGCTGAAGGCGTTCCGGGACCCCTCGGTGGTCGCCGGCTGGCTGGACGGCAACTGGTGGATCGACCCGGAGCCCGGCTACTTGATGACGATCCCGCTGGCGGCGGACGGCGCTCCCGCCGTCCCCGACGGCTACCGGCTGCGCGCGTGGTCGCGCGGAGGAGTGACCCGTGTGATGGTGGCCGCGCCGGACGGCTCCCTGGCGGCACGCGGCCAGATCGCGCCGACGGGCGAGACCGCTGTCGTCGACCAGGTCGAGACGGCCGCCGAGCACCGCCGCAGGGGGCTGGGCAGTCTCGTCATGCGGACGTTGCAGGATGTCGCCGTCCGCCAGGGGGCGCGGACCGGCGTCCTCGCCGGAACGCCTGCGGGGCGAGGGCTCTACGAGGCGCTGGGCTGGACGGTCGCGGCCCCGCTGACCAGCGCCAGGTACGCCCCTCCGGCCGCCTCCGGGAGCTGA
- the lon gene encoding endopeptidase La produces the protein MASTSTPLTLPVLPLDGEVVLPGMVVPLDLSDSEVRAAVEAAQAAARSTPGKPRVLLVPRIDGTYANTGVLGTVEQVGRLADGDPGALIRGRSRVRIGAGTTGPGAALWVEGTRVDDTAPDPLPGHVAELVKEYKALATAWLRKRGAWQVVDRVQAIDDVSALADNSGYSPFLTTDQKVELLETTDPVARLKLATQQLRDHLAEQDVAETIAKDVQEGVDKQQREFLLRRQLEAVRKELRELNGEQEGEESDDYRARVEAADLPEKVREAALKEVDKLERASDQSPEGSWIRTWLDTVLEMPWNERTEDAYDIRGAQAVLDAEHSGLDDVKERITEYLAVRKRRDDRGLGVVGGRRGGAVLALVGPPGVGKTSLGESVAHAMGRKFVRVALGGVRDEAEIRGHRRTYVGALPGRVVRAIKEAGSMNPVVLLDEIDKVGSDFRGDPAAALLEVLDPAQNHTFRDHYLEVELDLSDVVFLATANVLEAIPEALADRMEIVRLDGYTEDEKVVIARDHLLPRQLERAGLDKDEVTIDEGALRKLAGEYTREAGVRTLERSVARLLRKVAAQHELGERKLPLTVRDEDLRDLIGRPHHVPESAQDPAERRTSVPGVATGLAVTGAGGDVLFVEASLADPETGAAGLTLTGQLGEVMKESAQIALSFLRSHGAELELPVADLKDRGVHIHFPAGAVPKDGPSAGITMTTALASLLSGRLVRTDVAMTGEVSLTGRVLPIGGVKQKLLAAHRAGVTTVIIPKRNEPDLDDVPAEVLDKLDVHAVTDVRQVLELALAPATAGVTPEVPVAA, from the coding sequence ATGGCTTCGACGTCCACACCGCTCACCCTGCCCGTGCTGCCGCTCGACGGCGAGGTCGTGCTGCCCGGCATGGTGGTCCCGCTGGACCTGAGCGACTCCGAGGTCCGTGCCGCGGTGGAGGCCGCTCAGGCCGCTGCCCGGTCAACGCCCGGAAAGCCCCGGGTACTCCTGGTGCCACGCATCGACGGGACCTACGCGAACACCGGTGTCCTCGGCACCGTCGAGCAGGTCGGCCGGCTCGCCGACGGCGACCCGGGCGCCCTGATCCGCGGCCGGAGCCGGGTGCGCATCGGCGCGGGAACGACCGGCCCCGGCGCCGCACTCTGGGTCGAGGGGACCCGTGTGGACGACACCGCTCCGGACCCGCTGCCCGGGCATGTCGCCGAACTGGTCAAGGAGTACAAGGCCCTCGCCACCGCCTGGCTGCGCAAGCGCGGTGCCTGGCAGGTCGTCGACCGGGTCCAGGCCATCGACGACGTCTCGGCGCTCGCCGACAACTCCGGCTACTCGCCGTTCCTGACCACCGACCAGAAGGTCGAACTGCTGGAGACCACCGACCCGGTGGCCCGGCTCAAGCTCGCCACCCAGCAGCTGCGCGACCACCTCGCCGAGCAGGACGTGGCCGAGACCATCGCCAAGGATGTCCAGGAGGGTGTCGACAAGCAGCAGCGCGAGTTCCTGCTGCGGCGTCAGCTGGAAGCCGTCCGCAAGGAACTGCGCGAGCTGAACGGCGAGCAGGAGGGTGAGGAGTCCGACGACTACCGTGCCCGTGTGGAGGCCGCCGACCTGCCCGAGAAGGTCCGCGAGGCCGCCCTCAAGGAGGTCGACAAGCTGGAGCGGGCCTCCGACCAGTCGCCCGAGGGCTCCTGGATCCGCACCTGGCTCGACACGGTCCTAGAGATGCCGTGGAACGAGCGCACCGAGGACGCGTACGACATCCGGGGCGCCCAGGCCGTCCTGGACGCGGAGCACTCCGGCCTTGACGACGTGAAGGAACGCATCACCGAGTACCTGGCGGTGCGCAAGCGGCGTGACGACCGGGGCCTCGGCGTGGTCGGCGGGCGGCGCGGCGGCGCCGTGCTCGCGCTGGTCGGGCCGCCCGGCGTCGGCAAGACCAGCCTGGGCGAGTCCGTCGCCCACGCCATGGGCCGAAAGTTCGTGCGCGTCGCCCTCGGCGGTGTGCGCGACGAGGCCGAGATCCGCGGCCACCGGCGTACGTACGTCGGCGCGCTGCCGGGCCGGGTCGTGCGGGCGATCAAGGAGGCCGGGTCGATGAACCCGGTCGTGCTGCTCGACGAGATCGACAAGGTCGGCTCGGATTTCCGGGGCGACCCGGCCGCCGCCCTGCTGGAGGTCCTCGACCCGGCGCAGAACCACACCTTCCGGGACCACTACCTGGAGGTCGAGCTGGACCTGTCGGACGTCGTCTTCCTCGCGACCGCCAACGTGCTGGAGGCGATCCCGGAGGCGCTGGCCGACCGGATGGAGATCGTCCGCCTGGACGGCTACACCGAGGACGAGAAGGTCGTCATCGCCCGCGACCACCTCCTCCCGCGCCAGCTGGAGCGGGCCGGGCTCGACAAGGACGAGGTGACCATCGACGAGGGCGCCCTGCGCAAGCTCGCCGGCGAGTACACACGCGAGGCGGGCGTGCGGACCCTGGAGCGGTCCGTCGCACGGCTGCTGCGCAAGGTCGCCGCCCAGCACGAACTGGGCGAGCGGAAGCTGCCGCTCACCGTCCGGGACGAGGACCTGCGCGACCTGATCGGCCGGCCGCACCACGTGCCCGAGTCCGCTCAGGACCCGGCCGAGCGGCGGACGTCCGTGCCGGGCGTGGCGACCGGGCTCGCGGTGACCGGAGCGGGTGGTGACGTGCTGTTCGTCGAGGCGTCGCTGGCCGACCCGGAGACCGGCGCGGCCGGGCTGACCCTGACCGGTCAGCTGGGCGAGGTGATGAAGGAGTCCGCGCAGATCGCGCTGAGCTTCCTGCGCTCCCACGGCGCCGAACTCGAACTGCCGGTGGCGGATCTCAAGGACCGGGGCGTGCACATCCACTTCCCGGCGGGCGCGGTCCCCAAGGACGGCCCGAGCGCGGGCATCACCATGACCACGGCCCTCGCGTCCCTGCTGTCCGGCCGGCTGGTCCGCACGGACGTGGCGATGACCGGCGAGGTCTCGCTCACCGGGCGGGTCCTGCCGATCGGCGGTGTGAAGCAGAAGCTGCTCGCGGCGCACCGGGCCGGTGTCACCACGGTGATCATCCCCAAGCGCAACGAGCCCGACCTGGACGACGTCCCGGCGGAGGTGCTGGACAAGCTCGACGTCCACGCCGTCACCGACGTCCGCCAGGTCCTGGAGCTGGCGCTCGCGCCCGCCACCGCGGGTGTGACGCCGGAGGTTCCGGTGGCCGCGTGA